The DNA window GGTTTTAGTGATTCCTTTGCAAAGGATTGTGCATTGGTTAGGAATTCAACTGGTGAACCATTGAGAACTATATACTACAGCTCACCAATTattaaagatattttaaCTATCGAAAagcaaaaattgaaattggttCATGGGGGGATTAAATTGTTTGTCGCACAAAGAAATGATGCTGGTGCTTGTGGTTGGAGAATCCAAACTGAATCATTGCACACCATAGAgcattttgttgatgagaAAAGACACGTCAAATGTAATCTAAAATTGTTGGAGCGTTTGATGAAAGAAGGATTCCCCAAAATCCAAGAGATTAAAGAATCCGGAGTTGATCCAGAATTCTCAGAGAAAATAGATAATGTTACTGAAGGTTGTTTGTTCTTGACTGTTGACAGAAGTAACGAAGGATTAGAGAATTTGCTATTACCATTATGGAGAGGTAAATCAAATGTCAATTTGATGGTGAATAAGAAGGACACACATGAGTTGTTGAATCGtgtttttgatattgaaactAGTGCCAAAGATCATGGTAAAGAAAAAGCCCATCAAGACAAAGTTGAAGCTGCCAAGCAACAAATTAACAATGCAACAGAGGCCTCTTCTACCCCTGAAAATACAGAGCAAGAAACTCCTGAGGTcgaacaaaaaattaatgacGAATAAGTGGTTTGTATATTAGtttgaaatttaaaaatatttttaaagtAATAGTCTgccctttctttttctctctctctctctatTAACAATTATTCTTCGTCTTCGTATTCAGCATCTTCATTATTCACCTTAGTGTCACTCTCTTCGTCAGATAGTAAGATAGTTGGGTCATCATTGTGTGTTGTGAGAAAATGTTTCGCTGTATCATCAGTAATTAATTCCTCACACCATGACTCAATTAACAACCCCATTGCAATTAGAGCAGTCTCGTCCATAGACTGAACCATTTTGCTTATATCGCCCTTATTTTTCTCCTCTCCCAACTTTTTACTGACAAAGTAATGGATTACTTTCAATAAATCAGAATCTGGTAGTTTAGCATCATCCTTAAAATCTTCCCTTAGTTTCATGGGTATTTTTAAACTATCAAGTTTCATCATATCTAACAATTCATCAGGTGGCACAACTTTTCCTCTAGAATAAAAAACTTTATCCAAGTCATTTACCTTCTTATCAATAATCACTTTTAACCCTTGAGGTGTTTCTATAAGCTTGTGATGCTTTGAATTATGAATATAAGTTCTGTTTAAAGTCTGATTAACATGGTACTCTCCATTGCTTGCATTATACACATTTGTAGAATTTAGTAATGTTCTGTCGACTTCGGAAATGTTCATTTTTCGAAATGTTCTATTGACTGATAAATGttgtaattgataataCCTTAGAATGTGAAGATTACAcagccaaaaaaaaaaatacaagaAGAGGATTAACTCAAAAAACCATCTAAAatcagaaaaaaaagtaaagtaaaataaaaacaaaacaaaacaaaacaaaacacagttcaaaacaaaatactACAAAAGCAGAACATTCAAtactaatttttttaaaaaagaaaccattTTTTAAGGATATGGTGGAACATGAAAGCATTGCAAGACATTATCGAACTAGAAATGAGCTACTACAGCTTTTGCATGAGGACAAAAACCGAACAAGTTTAATTAGATTGGCAGTTTTACAAATTGTGACTAACAACCATTTCAAGTATGGAACAGACATTAATACACCTAGACGAACTCGTAGTGGAAAACTGCGACCCGATACTGTTACTGAAAAAGACAATAAAGGGAAAACAGTGAATACTAAATCGGACAGTGAACAGGCTCGTGAATATGAAGTCACcttaaacaaattgaaattagaaCATACAACTACATCAAAACTACAAGAAGCAAAGATTCAATCGCTTAAAGAGGAAAATGCAAAGTTGAAGATGCAATTAAAAAACAACAGTTCAAAG is part of the Candida dubliniensis CD36 chromosome R, complete sequence genome and encodes:
- a CDS encoding RNA polymerase I-specific transcription initiation factor, putative (Similar to S. cerevisiae RRN10) is translated as MNISEVDRTLLNSTNVYNASNGEYHVNQTLNRTYIHNSKHHKLIETPQGLKVIIDKKVNDLDKVFYSRGKVVPPDELLDMMKLDSLKIPMKLREDFKDDAKLPDSDLLKVIHYFVSKKLGEEKNKGDISKMVQSMDETALIAMGLLIESWCEELITDDTAKHFLTTHNDDPTILLSDEESDTKVNNEDAEYEDEE